The nucleotide sequence TCAGCCTCTCGCGCTTTTTAATAATAACATCTGGGACACTCCATCCTTCAGCCGGGTAGTCGCAAATTCAACTACCTTTTGGCTTATGACGGAACTCGCGCGCCCTGAGCGCCTGCTCACCTTTTCCTCGCATGCGATGCCGTGGCAAGCCCTTGTAGACGTGGGATTTTGGCAAAAAGACATTGTCAATGAAGATGCGCGCATTTCCATGCAATGTCTCGTGCACTACCATGGCGACTACCGCGTGACGCCACTTTATATACCGGTATCTATGGATACCTGTTACGGTGGAAGCGTATTAAAAACTATTACCAACCAATATAAACAAATGAGGCGCTGGGCATGGTCTGTGGAACATCTGCCCTATTTGGTTTCCAGTTTTAAAAACGATTCTCTCACGCCGTTAAGAATAAAATTTAAATATATCTGGATCATTGGGGAGGGGACCTACTCGTGGGCCACCGCGGCAATGCTCATTACCCTAAGTCGACTCCCTTTATGGGTAGCAGCCCACGTATCATCCACTTCGCTCCTTGTGCAAAATGCGCCCTTTGTACTTGAATGGCTTATGCGTCTGGCGATGCTTGGCATTGCGGTCAGCGCATTCGTGAGTGTAAGTATGCTTCCTCCTGCGCCTCGCCATAAAACATACAAAATTCTTACTATGGTGGCGCAGTGGTTTCTTTTGCCAATTACCCTTCTCGTATTTGGTTCCATCCCCGCCATAGATGCGCAAACCCGCCTTATGTTCGGCAAATACCTAGGTTTCTGGTCAACAGAAAAAGTGAGAACAAAAAATCGTGTACCACACGTGTCATAGTGAGCCGAGTCGAGTGGTGAGCTTGTCGAACCATCCGTTTGCGCTTTTCTTCACGGGTGGTAGGATAAAGGTATCATTGCGGAGGGATTATTTCTACCCTCATGCGCTCTTCAATCCTTAAACGCATCGCTTCCATTCTCATTGACATAACCGATGTGTGGGTGTTGCTCGCCTATGTCCCTCAAGCATGTTGCCCGCCATGCCCGTGTGAGCGGTCTTAAAGGCGTCGTCGCGGAGACGGAAGCCGAGAACATCCCTGCGCAGAGACTCTACAAGAGATGCAGTTTTCAGCGGATCAAAAATCCGAGGTTTGAAGGGCATACTTACCGGCTTAAGTTTCAACGGGGCTAAAATCCTCAGTAATTTCCTTCGTAGACGAAATGAGACGTCACCATTGGTGAAAGGAGATAAGGTATGAATATTGATCATGTATCATCGGCGGTCGCCGAGCATTTTGGTGGTTTGTGGGAAATCACGGCTCAGCAACGAACGCTTAATGGCGTGATATTTTTCCTCCGCAGCGGCAGTCGTGAGATGGTGGCGAAAGCGCCCGCTCTTCGTTTGTTCGCGCAGACGCCGATAGCCGATCGTATTCAAACAGCATATCGCATAAATCAAGATGCGGCTCGTTACCGCGAGCTCCTAAAAAAATATAATGTTCCTTTAGCCCATGAATTTAAGGCGATAATCTTGCCGGGAGGGGAAGCGTTGCATGTCGTTTCACACGAAGGACCCAACTGTTTGGCAATTCTTGAGAGTCAGCCTACCCTCGAGATTGTACGTACTGTCATCCGAGGCATCCTGGAAGCCGTTATGGGAGTGCTGCATCAA is from Patescibacteria group bacterium and encodes:
- a CDS encoding glycosyltransferase family 2 protein, with amino-acid sequence MRYGTNRVVEILPGALTWTTLIAVVTLSFVKPVWVIVFVILFDLYWLIRVLYFVTWLFVSWMRYRQEVKISWLDKLKTIPLWHDLWHIVFLPTYKDTEEVLETTFRALDESNYPHDRIIIVLAGEERDQERFEHISQSIIHRYENRFAQIITTLHPSDLPDEIPGKGSNLYWAGKRTQEFIDAKQIPYDRIVVSAFDIDTVVHPQYFARLSYAFLTHPTPLRTSYQPLALFNNNIWDTPSFSRVVANSTTFWLMTELARPERLLTFSSHAMPWQALVDVGFWQKDIVNEDARISMQCLVHYHGDYRVTPLYIPVSMDTCYGGSVLKTITNQYKQMRRWAWSVEHLPYLVSSFKNDSLTPLRIKFKYIWIIGEGTYSWATAAMLITLSRLPLWVAAHVSSTSLLVQNAPFVLEWLMRLAMLGIAVSAFVSVSMLPPAPRHKTYKILTMVAQWFLLPITLLVFGSIPAIDAQTRLMFGKYLGFWSTEKVRTKNRVPHVS